The Tripterygium wilfordii isolate XIE 37 chromosome 21, ASM1340144v1, whole genome shotgun sequence genome segment ATATTCAGGGCTCTATGTGGACATGTTTTGTAAATAATTCAGACAAAATTTTCAGTCTAGAAATCTTAGGAGACGTCCTTGACACCCTTTTTTCCCTGTATATAAGAGTGCGTGTTTTCGGGTGCAGTTGCAGGAAGCTGTTAATAGAGGTCCATATGCTGGAAGAAGACATATGGAAGCACAACCTGTTGTAATGACAGCCGAGAGATTCTAATTTCCAACTTGATCTAGGGCGGCAATGTCCTGAGCCAGTTTTGATGGATGCTTTTTAACGAGCCATGTGGTATATACTATTTGATAGTAATGACTTGGCTAACTAGGCCATTTAAGAGTAGAAGCCACCCATTACATAACTTGTTAAAATGCGATTTGTAGTCGTTCCTTTCTCGCTTGCCTCATATTTCTAGAAGTTGAAGGTGCTCATGAGCAGTGTTGTGGAGTTAAATTTTAATTGTTCCTTTGTCGCTTGCCTCATATTTCTACAAGTTGAAGGTGCTCATGAGATGCGTTTTGTGTTATGTGGAGTTTTAAATGGAAGACTCGATGACTTCTGACAATTGCACTTGCAACCTTTATATACatcattgttgaatatatgCCAGTTTCCAGCGGCAGCTGTACCTTCGAGCATGGTGGCTTAAGATGGTTGTGGaaatttcactttcttttttttgttcttcctgTCATGTTTGCCTGAACAATCTATTCCTGCACATCCCCGCATCTTGGCATATAGTCTAGGGGTGCTGGATCACTTGGATCGTGTGAGCTGCTTATTTGAGTTGGGTGGTTCCTTCAAGTGTCATTACTCTTCAATATGGCAATGGACTTGGCTGTTTTGTTGTCTGTTCTtactaagtttttttttttagaaggtCACAAGTCCATAAGATGAGATATGTTCATGTACTCAATTCATGGGTAAGTGAAATGGAGGATTAAACAACAATAGTGTTAGGTAGTCACTATATAATCcattaaacgaaattttaaaacgttttaaccctcaaaatatatgttatatttttttaaaaaaattacatatttaaaattaaagcaTAAAACTTTTTCTATTAAGATCTATTTTTGATGTGTACTTTCTAATAAGATTAATAAGATTTattgttgatgagttttatcggataaatcttaattctatcatttttttcaatagaatttcaaaaataatgaattcaaaactaaaacaatgaattttacaTTGTGCTTTAgcaaacaatgaaatttatattaaaacaataaattttgaacaatgaattctaagataaaaaaatgaataaaattattccatagattaaatcaatggaataaatttGTTAAGCTCTCATAAACTACCAAACTGATGGAGATGTCATTATTGATTAAACAAAGACACTCGTACCACCAAATGCGAGATAAGATGCTCATGTATCAACTCATGGGTAAGTGAAATGGAGGCATTAAACAAAGGCACTCGTACCACCAAATGCGTGGATTACAACTTAAAATATGAGAAAGACAATGCAATGCATAACAAAATCttattaaatttacattttatATATTCTATTTAAAAAACTCTAAGGCTTGTCGAATTATGGGTTAACttccaatattttttaattCACAAAATTATATTATCCGCGAATAATATGCAAGTATAAACCTTGGATATAAAAAAGACGACAATTGAATCATAAACAAGTGATATAACAATAAATATTGCGAGCTAAGAGATTTCACAAGCACGCAGGATGCATCCAGTctgataatatattaaataaaacagAACCATCGTTTGTTAGTGaattaaaatgaaattaaggaaatgcAATGCTTCAAACAATACTGGGAAACAAAAAGCAATGCAGAGGAAAATGAGGactactcatcatcatcatcatcatagacCAATCTCCTTGACATGAGCTGTCTTGAGCCAGTCCCCAGCCTTTCAAGCCATTGAGGTAAGTAAGCTCACCAGCTGTGGTAATTTATGAAGTCCAAAgactgaaggctcaacttgatGTCTTTGATGTCATTGTAATCCATCAAATTAAACTGATCACAGTCCTTCATCACCAGAGTGCCCATCCAATTAAGTATTCGAATTTGTGTGGCATGGACATCGAACTTTCACAGTTCTGCAAGCATGTAAGATGTTGCATTCCACCAAATAAAACCTCAAGGTTGGCACAATCTTCAAAAGACAAAAATCAAAGAGATCTCTAGGATTGTGctattccaaacatcaatctttAGCTACACCTCAAAACAAGTTCCTGCAAATTCCAACATGAACCAGGACAAGTAAACACTCATACCCAGAAAATACAGAGAAACATAACCATTGCCCACAACAAAGAGTTTACACAATGAGACATCACAACATGAATACACACCAGATAAGCTTCAATAATAGACaaccttttatatatatatatataaagcattGTGTTTTCTATGGAATATATAGTGTAAACCTTGTCAGTAGAGTCCACTTACAGAAAAAAGTTAGACAAACATAATAATTTACAGTGCTGGGAAAAGTATGGAGGTAAATTTTTGTTACCTAATCCGCAGATAAAGTCTCTGACTCATCTTCATCAAGATCAATCTCCGTGACATGAGCTATCTTGTTCCAGTCCTCACCTCCCTTTTTGTATCTTTCACAAAGCGCTGGACATTCTCTAATCCTCAATACTTTTAAGGCAATAAGACGATGCATCCCTTCAGGTAGTGACAACATCTCTGGACATGCTTCAATCTCAATCTTTCTAAGAGAGCTAAAATTTTGTAGCCAGTCAGGTAATGATGAAAAGTTTTCACAACTATCTATGGAGAGGCAATGTAGAGTGTTGGAAGACTTTTGAAGCCATTGAGGTAAGGTCACTAGCTTTGGTAAATCGCCAAGCATCAAAGTTCGAAGGCTTAACTCAATGTCTTGAATATCATCTTCTTCCATCAAATTAAGCTGTTCACAGTCCTGTATCATTAGAGTCTCCAATGCAGTTAAATATTTCAGGTTGTGCGCCAAGGAAATCAAACTGTCACAGCTCCAAATGTTCAAGAAACTCAAGGATCTGagatttttcatttcttcaggCAAATATTCAAGATTGGTGCAATCTCCAATAGACAAAAACCGAAGAGATGTTAAGCACCCTATTCCATCCTCTGGTAAGCGCTTCTGTGTTATTGTCATCTCCAGAAATCTCAATTTAACCAGGTTCCTTATGTCTTTCGGCAACTCTTCAAGCGCTGAACATCTACCAAGTGATAAAGAATGCAAATTATGGAGCTTGCATATGGAATCAGGCAATCTCTTGATTCTATGATTTTGAGATAAGTTAAGACCTCTCAAATGCTTCAGAGCACCAATGGAATTAGGTAATAACTCAAAAGAAGACCGTCTTAAATCGAACATCCTTAAATAATTACATGTAGAGATGCATGTATTAACAAAGGATTCACTAGCAGAGCCTTGGGCTTCAAATGGAAAAATTATTGTCCGCAAACTGTTTGCTTCTTGAAGAGAATTAGGAACCTCTTGGTCAAGTACAGTCCTGTCAAAGATTGAGAGATGTCGAATCCCCTCAGATATGTTCTTGCTACGAACATTCACAACAAAGCAATCACTTTGTGCCACTGACAATGCAAGATCATGAACTAAATCATGCATTGTAAATGCCAAAAAGTCACCATATTCTTCAAATTCCTGAAAGAATGATCTAGAATACAACGCCTTCATGTATTGCAGTGCAACATCTTCAATATCTTGGTGTTCATTTGAGGACTGAAGGAGCCCATGTGCCATCCAAACCTGAGTTAATGCAACACTGTTGAAGCTATAATCCTTTGGATAGATGGAACAAATAGCAAAACATGGTTTCAAGTGAGATGGCATTTGTTCATAACTTAACCTCAACTCAGGTAAAATGTCATTTTCCTTCTGCTCCAACTTCCATATCTCGTTATCTCGTATGAATCTCCAATAACGATCATCGGTGTATAAATATAGGAGGGTCCCCAATGTCCTCACGGCCAAAGGAAGCCCACTACATTTCTTCACAATGCCATCCCCTATTTCCATTAGATGGGGATaacattcttcttctccttctttaaaAACCCATTTCTTAAACAAAGATAAGGAATCTCCATGGGAAAGACCGTTCAAGTTGTATGCCGAAACAGTGCCAACAGTTGTTGCAACGGAGGTACTACGTGTAGTGACAACAACTTTACTTCCAGAGGCACCTCCCTCTAATAAATCCATAAGTTCAACCCATTTACAGCGATCATCACTCCACACATCATCCAAAACAAGTAAGAATCTCTTAGAATTCAACTTTTCGTAAATCAAAGTTTGCAGTTGGTCAGGATCCAAGTCACCACGGTTTTGATGAGTTAACGACTTGATCATGTGTACcatgatttgtttcttttcaaaTTCATCAGATACACACACCCAAATCTTAAGATCGAAATACTCATCTGCTCTGACATCATTATATAGCATTTTAGAAAGTGTTGTCTTCCCCATACCCCTCCTATTCCAACTATAGGAATCACAGACACAGTGCCACTGCCACTCACATTTGGATCTAACAGAAACTTCATGATTATATTGTTATCCGCATCTCTTCCAATGACATTCGATGTACGCAGCAGAGAGTCAGTTATCTCCCTCTGTCTGCGAGCCACTATTTGATAATCAACTAGCTCAGTAAGATGGAATTTTGACTTCAGATCTGCAAACTCATCTAGCCTCTCCATAACTCCCTTTATTTTATGACCCATTTTGAAACGGAATGCAAGTGGATTTGAGCTTGAAAAGAACCGGCGTACCTTTATTTTGGGACTGCCATAGCGTTTCACCACTTTTCTTCGCAAGCCTTCATATTCCAGCTCATCCAGCACATCCTCAGCATCATAACAGAGATGCTTAAGCCTTCCAAGCCAAAGCCTCAGCTCGTGGTTCTTTGCTTGCTTTTGCTCTGCATCTAATAGCACAGTTTTTATGGTGGTCAGATTCTCCTCCATCTTCTTCAGGTCACTCTCAAGACCCCAAGCCAGACAAACTTCTTGCAGTGCAAGGGAGGCTATCTTCCCCAGAACTTTTTCTGCAATGCTGAACAAAAATGTGTcagccatttttatttttgctagAGAAATTATGGGAACACAGAAGCTGATCTGAGAGAGGGTTCTGGTTCTACAAAATTTTCTGTCTTTCAATtttaaactacaaagttagcgAAAGACGAGTTGCAAATAAAATATAACCACGTTGCACATAAAATATaaccaagttgcacaaaattTTCCAAGTGCATGTGACCAAGTTGCTACTGCTCAACGCgaacttgtacataatattcatttttttaagtGTCGTCAGCCACCACTTGGTGGGGGGGGTGTATAGATATACAAGTAGTGGCTGACGAgttgctatatatatacatttttatAAGTGCATAAGACCAAGTTGACATTCTATTTAGGCAAGTAAATCGAAATATTGTTTAAGGTGCCAGCACTAGTGTTGATGTGCAGCTATCAGAACTAAAATATTTCTATAATAATGTGAAAATAAAAACTTCTATTCTTGAATGCTAGCAAACCGCTAAATGATactgttttaaaaaattacatgtgttaaaaaaaatgcaagtaTTGTTGAGTTGAAGTCTATCTTAATTGGGAGAGTAGTTTCGTAAAGTCACTCAAAGATATAAATAGATGTCGTGGTTTATGTCTTTTGTAACCTAGTCATTTATTTTTCTCACTTCTTAATGTCCACCAAGTTTACTTTACAGAAGATCGTTGCTCTTTCGATTACATAAGCTGAGTATGTAATCGTGTCTAAATCTGCAAAAGCGTTAGCCTGGTTGCACAGTTTCTTTAAAGAGTTTGGGTATGACTGAGAAGTGAGAAGAAGGGCATTCTCTATAGTGATGATGAGAGTACCATATTCCTTGCCAAGAATCCGGCGTTTTATTCAAGGACGAAACACATTCAGATTAGGTACCATGTTATTTGGCATATACTTGATGAGGGACAATTAATGCTTGAGAAGATAAATGATTGTGAGAATCTCATTGATATGTTGACCCAGAGTGGCACAACCAATAAGCTGAAGTTGTGCACAAC includes the following:
- the LOC119987664 gene encoding putative disease resistance protein RGA3, whose amino-acid sequence is MVHMIKSLTHQNRGDLDPDQLQTLIYEKLNSKRFLLVLDDVWSDDRCKWVELMDLLEGGASGSKVVVTTRSTSVATTVGTVSAYNLNGLSHGDSLSLFKKWVFKEGEEECYPHLMEIGDGIVKKCSGLPLAVRTLGTLLYLYTDDRYWRFIRDNEIWKLEQKENDILPELRLSYEQMPSHLKPCFAICSIYPKDYSFNSVALTQVWMAHGLLQSSNEHQDIEDVALQYMKALYSRSFFQEFEEYGDFLAFTMHDLVHDLALSVAQSDCFVVNVRSKNISEGIRHLSIFDRTVLDQEVPNSLQEANSLRTIIFPFEAQGSASESFVNTCISTCNYLRMFDLRRSSFELLPNSIGALKHLRGLNLSQNHRIKRLPDSICKLHNLHSLSLGRCSALEELPKDIRNLVKLRFLEMTITQKRLPEDGIGCLTSLRFLSIGDCTNLEYLPEEMKNLRSLSFLNIWSCDSLISLAHNLKYLTALETLMIQDCEQLNLMEEDDIQDIELSLRTLMLGDLPKLVTLPQWLQKSSNTLHCLSIDSCENFSSLPDWLQNFSSLRKIEIEACPEMLSLPEGMHRLIALKVLRIRECPALCERYKKGGEDWNKIAHVTEIDLDEDESETLSAD